One Arvicanthis niloticus isolate mArvNil1 chromosome 3, mArvNil1.pat.X, whole genome shotgun sequence DNA segment encodes these proteins:
- the Rnf228 gene encoding RING finger protein 228, translating to MAAPANDSGSSTQSRSSSPGSRDGVGGTAAGARDDGDTGVRDAAATAPSLPPLEDYECKICYNYFDADRRAPKLLACLHTFCQECLSQLQLRAATASSAVPERAPRPPPWHSPPGAIACPVCRHRTPLPDSRVHGLPNNTKLAEAFPLALRAAHDPLPQDRLPPVASRRPAPTAASPPVPASQPPQPEPPPAEDAAPGHRGRPGLRAPGAYESCQNCKRAALTAGCVCVVFSFLSMVVLLFTGLIFVNHYGGGGGGGGGGGGGGGSPSSGSSPGPAPATGSPSPSPVGPICLSVASILALFSVVVTWIICWLKYRPEGSAAGSAGSGGSGSRARAAAALGSARRSDT from the coding sequence ATGGCAGCGCCTGCGAACGACAGCGGCAGCAGCACccagagcaggagcagcagcccCGGGAGCCGAGACGGAGTTGGGGGTACTGCGGCTGGAGCTCGCGATGACGGGGACACGGGAGTCCGGGACGCCGCGGCGACCGCCCCCAGCCTCCCTCCGCTCGAGGACTACGAGTGCAAAATCTGCTACAACTACTTCGACGCGGACCGGCGCGCCCCCAAGCTGCTGGCATGCCTGCACACCTTCTGCCAGGAGTGCTTGAGCCAGCTGCAGCTCCGCGCCGCCACCGCCTCCAGTGCGGTCCCTGAGCGCGCGCCGCGCCCGCCACCCTGGCACAGCCCGCCCGGCGCCATCGCGTGCCCAGTGTGCCGCCACCGCACTCCGCTGCCGGACAGCCGCGTGCACGGCCTGCCCAACAACACCAAGCTCGCCGAGGCCTTCCCGCTGGCTCTGCGCGCCGCACACGATCCACTGCCCCAGGACCGCCTCCCGCCGGTGGCCTCCCGCCGCCCGGCGCCCACTGCCGCCTCGCCACCAGTCCCCGCCTCGCAGCCGCCGCAGCCGGAGCCACCACCCGCTGAGGACGCCGCCCCTGGACATCGGGGCCGCCCAGGTCTCCGCGCCCCGGGCGCCTACGAGAGCTGTCAGAACTGCAAGCGGGCGGCGCTCACCGCCGGCTGCGTGTGCGTGGTCTTCTCGTTCCTCTCCATGGTGGTGCTGCTGTTCACCGGTCTCATCTTCGTCAACCACtacggtggtggtggcggtggtggcggcggcggcggcgggggtgGGGGATCCCCGAGCAGCGGTTCGTCTCCCGGCCCCGCCCCAGCTACCGGATCGCCCTCGCCTTCACCTGTGGGACCCATCTGCCTGTCGGTGGCTAGCATCCTGGCGCTCTTCTCCGTGGTGGTCACCTGGATCATCTGCTGGCTCAAGTATCGGCCCGAGGGGTCGGCCGCGGGCTCCGCAGGAAGCGGAGGCAGTGGCTCGAGGGCGCGGGCAGCCGCAGCTCTGGGCAGCGCCCGGAGGAGCGATACGTAG